The sequence GATCCACAGGCTGCCGGCGATGAGGAGCCCGAGCAGCAGGACGGAAAGGGTGATGCGGGCGATGTCGCGTGAGGCGGGGCGGTTCTGGGTGTCCATCGTGCGCGCTTCCTTGTCAGGGTTCTGCCTTGAAGTCTATGGGTCCGTACCACGCCTCGGCATCGGCGTGCGTGTTGTCGGTGTCCGTCATCACGCCGTAGGCGAGCAGGCGGCCCGGCTCCTCGCCGAAGGCCCGCAGGTAGTCATCGTGCAGGTTCCGCTCGAGCTTCTGCCATTCGCCCACGCCGCCGGCGCCGCTGGCGACCACGACCATCTGCACCCTATCGGTATGCGGGTTGCGGATCACGCTGCCGACTTCGCCGTGCGCGGCCCAGACGTACATCAGCATGGCATAGGGCGGCTCGAAACCGGAGATCGTGCGCGCGAGCTTGAAATAGGTGCGGTCGGAAAGCGAGAGCTTCGACTTGTCGCCGTCGAAGAGAAAGATCAGGCGGGCGGGCGCGTCCTCCTTCGAGGACACGCTGTTGTCCTCCCCTTCGATCAGGCCCGAGATCTTCCAGCGCCAGCGCACCCAGGGATGCCCGGTGAGCGGCGTGCCGTCGTCGTGCGCGAGGCCGGACGCCGCGTCGTGGGCAACCGCGTGCACGATCTTCACGCCGTCCTGTTCGAGGATGTCGTAGTGGGTAGACGTCTTGCCGCCCCCCAGATGGATCGGCTTCCAGCCGGCCAGGCTGAGGGTTTCGTCAGGCACCTGCGCGGTGGCACCAGCGGCCGCCATGAAGCTGGCGAGGACGAGCAGGCAGCGGGCAACCAAGCGGGCTGGCACGGCGACGTTCCCTTTCTGCGTGGGGGCGCAAGGACGGGCTTCGAGGCTACAACAGGGATTCGGGCGCGAACACGCCCAGAAGGCGGGTACCGAGGCGTTTCCACACGGAAGTGTCGGGTTCGGTGGTGTAGCGCTCGCCCGGCCTACCCTGCCAGACCAGCGCACCCTCGTCGAGTGCGAGACGATAGCTGAGTTCAGGTGACAGCATGCTTTCGAGCCGTTCGCGCAGGCTGCGCGCGAGCGGCGGCGCATCGATCGCGAGCGCGAACTCGGTGTTCTCCAGGGCCGAGCGCGGATCGAAATTCGCCGAGCCGATCACGACCTGACGCGCATCGATCACGGTCACCTTCGCATGCAGGGACAGGTGCTTGATCCCCGGCGGCAGCGCCCGCCTCGCCGCGTCGTTTAGGGCGCGCAGCTCATGCAGCTCCACCCCGCCGGCAACGAGTTGCTCACGGTAGCGGGCGTAGCCAGTGTGCACCGCCGCCACGTCGTTGGTAGCGAGCGAATTGGTCACCACCACTACCCGCACGCCACGGGCGACGAAGTCCAGCAAGGTCTTCACGCCGTCGTCGCCGGGCACGAAGTAGGGCGAGACGATGAAGAGCTCATGGTCGGCCTCGGCGGCCAGCGCCGCGACCTCGGGCCCGAGGTGCACCCCGCGTTCCAGCGCGTGCGAACGCATCTTCGCCGGGCGGTCCCAGAGGGCCGTGCCGGCACCCAGGAAAAAGGACGGTGACTTCTGCTGCGCCAGCGTCTGGCCGATCTCGCTGCGGCGGATCTGCTCCGGGTAGCCCTGTGCCTTGAGCACGTCTTCGCTGGCGCGATTGCGCCGCGCGAAGTATTCGTGGATTTCCGGCCCGGGCAGGGCCGGGGCGATCGCCTCGATCGGCACCGCCCATTCGCTGTTCCAGTATTCGTCGAAACTCTGCGAGATCTGGCGCACCACCGGGCCGACGGCGAGCACATCCAGATCGAGGAAGTTGGTCTCGCCCTCGACCGCGAAGTACTCGTCGCCCAGGTTGCGGCCACCCAGGATGGCCGCGCTGTTGTCGGTGATCCAGAGCTTGTTGTGCATGCGCCGGTTGAGCCGGTCGGCGTCGCCGAGGAACTCGAAGAGCTGGCTCAGACCGAAGGGCCCGCGACTCAGGAACGGATTGAAGATGCGTACCTGCACGTTAGGCTGGGAGGCAAAGGCGCGCAGCTCGTAGTCGCGACCCGAGGCGTACATGTCGTCGAGCAGCAGGCGTACCCGTACGCCGCGCTGGGACGCATGCCAGACCCGCTCCATCAGGACATTGGTGGAGGCGTCCTCGCGCAGCATGTAGTACTGCAGGTCGAGCGAACGCTCGGCGATCTCGGCCGCCGCGTAGCGGGCAGCCAGGGCGTCGGCGCCCGAGTACAGCAGATGGAAACCGCTGGCCGCCAGGTGCGGTGGCAGGACCCGCCCTATCCGCTGGGCCAGCTCGGTGCCGGAGACGTCCTCGAAGGCATGGGTCTCGGTGCGCGGCGCGTCCGGCAGCGCGGTGGTGCAGGCCGCGAGCCCGCAGGCAGCGCAGAGCACCAGCAGGCGCACACGGACGAGGACGGCGGCAATCGGCATCGTCGGGCGGCGGTAGTCGGGGGAAAGGCGATCTTCGCGTGCCGCGCATCACCGCCGCAAGCGCCGATCACGCGCGTGGCGTGGCAGGATGACTGCAGCTGCGAACCGACCCTGGCGAGCGGTTCGCTAATCCGTTCCCCAGCCACCGTCCGGGAGTCGCAGATGAGCGAAGACGAGAAACTCATGGGCCCCGCCTCCTACTTCCCTTCAATCGAGAAGAAGTATGGCCAGCCGATCAGCCATTGGCTGGCCTTGCTCGAGGCGCTGGGCGACCGCAAGTACATGGAGATGGTGGCCTGGCTCAAGAGCGAGCACGGCCTCGGGCATGGCCATGCCAATGCGCTGGTGGCTTACCACCTGAATCGTTCCGCGCGAGGCTGAGTGCGCGACGACGCGTATCGCGGTCGCCCGCGCGAACCGCGCCGTACTTGCTCAGTCTTCGGAGAGGGCGACCGGGGTCGCGCGATCGAGTAGCTCGGGCAGCTCGATCTCCAAAAGCTGGAGACGCTCGAGACAGGCCTCGCCCAGCTTGTCCCACTCATGCGTCTGCGCGCGATGGGTCGCGTGCTGCACGCAGAGCTCGGCCAGCTGGGTCAGCGCGATCATGCGGGCCGTCGCGCCGGGCTGGCCGTTGCCTGGCCGGTCGATCGCAGCCGCGTCGTGGTGATGGCGGATCGCGAGACAGGTCTCTTCCGGCATCCACCAGCTCTGCGCCAGCATGCTGCCAACCAGGGTGTGGTGGGTGGGATGGC is a genomic window of Niveibacterium sp. SC-1 containing:
- a CDS encoding DUF4287 domain-containing protein translates to MSEDEKLMGPASYFPSIEKKYGQPISHWLALLEALGDRKYMEMVAWLKSEHGLGHGHANALVAYHLNRSARG
- a CDS encoding phospholipase D family protein: MPIAAVLVRVRLLVLCAACGLAACTTALPDAPRTETHAFEDVSGTELAQRIGRVLPPHLAASGFHLLYSGADALAARYAAAEIAERSLDLQYYMLREDASTNVLMERVWHASQRGVRVRLLLDDMYASGRDYELRAFASQPNVQVRIFNPFLSRGPFGLSQLFEFLGDADRLNRRMHNKLWITDNSAAILGGRNLGDEYFAVEGETNFLDLDVLAVGPVVRQISQSFDEYWNSEWAVPIEAIAPALPGPEIHEYFARRNRASEDVLKAQGYPEQIRRSEIGQTLAQQKSPSFFLGAGTALWDRPAKMRSHALERGVHLGPEVAALAAEADHELFIVSPYFVPGDDGVKTLLDFVARGVRVVVVTNSLATNDVAAVHTGYARYREQLVAGGVELHELRALNDAARRALPPGIKHLSLHAKVTVIDARQVVIGSANFDPRSALENTEFALAIDAPPLARSLRERLESMLSPELSYRLALDEGALVWQGRPGERYTTEPDTSVWKRLGTRLLGVFAPESLL
- a CDS encoding DUF3047 domain-containing protein is translated as MPARLVARCLLVLASFMAAAGATAQVPDETLSLAGWKPIHLGGGKTSTHYDILEQDGVKIVHAVAHDAASGLAHDDGTPLTGHPWVRWRWKISGLIEGEDNSVSSKEDAPARLIFLFDGDKSKLSLSDRTYFKLARTISGFEPPYAMLMYVWAAHGEVGSVIRNPHTDRVQMVVVASGAGGVGEWQKLERNLHDDYLRAFGEEPGRLLAYGVMTDTDNTHADAEAWYGPIDFKAEP